In one Juglans regia cultivar Chandler chromosome 11, Walnut 2.0, whole genome shotgun sequence genomic region, the following are encoded:
- the LOC108995772 gene encoding probable serine/threonine-protein kinase PBL22 has translation MALYARRTQGNQLLAPEDLLETCFHPIVLLNISCGIEYIFYGSSKCSKLSLATVKEEKSYGIALGKCSRTSFVSAGTFQEACANCTSAILELRETLLKRSEVKDMKNNSTERSICAVAAVISVAAGQSDEIGGLAMIDSFYRCLPAALDHDDLFYGSIRSSLDYVVKALLAILIAIGILVFIIVVIKNVTKKKPLKPTKSQVITAWSGLYRFSKAEIEYAMDLDDHHGKVFLGRGSAGNVYKGILPSGQAVAIKHINKSNDYDSFKKEVEGLSRIRHQNLVSLVGFCVEDGEQYLVYEFCPAGNLAQHLLRKDTVLTWEIRVRILRDCALALRYLHHYIDGCIVHRDIKLTNILLTEKMEPKLSDFGLAKMLGIEETKVFTDVRGTIGYMDPEYMSNAKLTCASDIYSFGIVALQLLSGQKAVELDLDARDQLTRKAKDVNMGNRPVSDFEDQTLKGNFNKADFQSILQVAVLCVSNTSIGRPNIGVVFDEMDKIWKNTFSYKKAKQGMSSSAMSVSRSLEMISV, from the exons ATGGCCCTGTATGCGCGTAGAACACAGGGCAACCAGCTCCTTGCTCCCGAAGATTTGTTGGAAACCTGCTTTCATCCCATAGTGCTGTTAAACATTTCTTGCGGCATTGAATACATTTTCTATGGAAGCAGCAAGTGCTCCAAATTATCTCTGGCCACCGTTAAGGAAGAGAAGTCGTACGGGATTGCATTGGGAAAGTGCTCTAGAACTAGTTTTGTGTCAGCTGGTACATTTCAAGAGGCTTGTGCAAATTGCACGAGTGCAATATTAGAGCTGAGGGAAACTTTATTAAAACGTTCTGAAGTAAAGGACATGAAAAACAACAGTACAGAAAGAAGTATATGTGCCGTAGCTGCTGTTATTTCTGTTGCAGCCGGGCAATCGGATGAGATTGGTGGCTTGGCGATGATAGACAGCTTTTATCGATGTTTGCCTGCTGCTTTAGATCATGATG atctATTTTATGGATCTATAAGGTCTAGTTTGG ATTATGTGGTAAAAGCACTATTGGCAATCCTAATAGCGATCGGCATACTAGTGTTCATTATTGTGGTGATAAAAAATGTGACGAAGAAGAAGCCTCTCAAACCAACAAAATCACAAGTAATCACGGCGTGGTCTGGCCTCTATAGATTCTCCAAGGCTGAGATTGAGTACGCCATGGATTTAGATGATCATCATGGAAAAGTGTTCCTTGGGCGGGGAAGCGCTGGCAATGTTTACAAAGGCATTCTGCCTAGTGGACAAGCCGTCGCCATCAAGCACATCAATAAAAGCAACGACTACGATTCTTTTAAAAAGGAAGTCGAAGGTCTTTCCAGGATTCGGCATCAAAACCTAGTTTCCCTCGTCGGTTTCTGCGTCGAAGATGGCGAGCAATATCTTGTCTATGAATTTTGTCCAGCGGGCAATCTGGCTCAACATCTCTTGC GGAAAGATACTGTTTTGACATGGGAGATAAGAGTAAGGATTTTAAGAGATTGTGCCCTTGCACTGAGGTATCTCCACCATTATATAGATGGCTGCATTGTTCACAGAGATATTAAG CTTACAAATATCCTTTTGACTGAGAAAATGGAACCCAAGCTATCCGATTTTGGTTTAGCCAAAATGTTGGGTATCGAAGAGACAAAGGTCTTCACCGATGTGAGAGGAACTATAGGCTATATGGATCCAGAATACATGAGCAACGCCAAGCTTACCTGTGCAAGTGACATTTATAGTTTTGGCATTGTTGCTCTCCAACTTCTTTCGGGACAGAAAGCAGTCGAATTAGATCTCGATGCCAGAGACCAGCTGACAAGAAAG GCAAAGGACGTAAATATGGGAAACCGTCCAGTCTCAGATTTTGAAGATCAAACGCTAAAAGGAAATTTCAACAAGGCGGACTTCCAATCAATCTTGCAAGTAGCGGTCCTCTGCGTTTCCAACACAAGCATTGGTCGCCCGAACATTGGCGTTGTTTTCGATGAGATGGACAAGATCTGGAAAAACACCTTTTCTTATAAG AAGGCAAAGCAAGGGATGAGCTCGTCAGCAATGTCGGTGTCTAGATCCTTGGAGATGATTTCCGTTTGA